From a region of the Zingiber officinale cultivar Zhangliang chromosome 4B, Zo_v1.1, whole genome shotgun sequence genome:
- the LOC121975423 gene encoding transcription termination factor MTERF2, chloroplastic-like isoform X1, which translates to MVACSLPSSMIAIPNRRSSADLFRSWNLVFVPCLRSNSSSRFVYSASASSRSIGRLRGAPVRFSFTEGDRGSSSAADSSAAEEAQEAVVEILRECGASEEESVYIASNSRGYLEMLIGNVQELDEHSLWGSWNREVAEEGVDLNSCSFRQKVYYMARRKGDKGILPFLESIGIKFSSALLIARYLSMEKLPELINKVNFVKGILFPSTNNEAFIGKNARRMMMYLSITADDDVQRTLSFFEKMEARQGGLNMLGNRDASFCYLIESFPKLLVLSVDNHFKPLVNFLELVGVPKEGISTILLTFPPILFYDIEKDLKPKLHGLAKAGAEETDIAKMILKYPWLLSSSIQKNYNRLLAYFNVKKIPKASFDIAIKSWPHVLGCSTSKMKSMVEQFAELGVSRTMMVPVITSSPQLLLMKPKEFLEVVSFMEEFGFDSTTIGRILRRCPEIFASSIENTLRKKVQFLMDFGISKDRLRRVIRKYPEMLLLDTDNTLLPRLRFLMKVGLSKKEVCSMICRFSPILGYSIEVVLEPKLEFLLRTMKKPLKEIVEYPRYFSYSLHKKIRPRFSVLKSRNLDYSLEDMLSKNDEDFVRVYMGVEVPLVVPSVTSKDAA; encoded by the exons ATGGTTGCATGCTCCCTTCCCTCTTCCATGATCGCAATCCCAAATCGCCGCTCTTCGGCGGATCTCTTCCGCTCATGGAATCTCGTCTTTGTTCCTTGTCTCCGTTCGAATTCCTCTTCTCGCTTTGTCTACTCGGCTTCCGCATCCTCTCGCAGCATCGGCCGGCTGCGAGGTGCGCCGGTGCGGTTTTCATTTACCGAAGGCGACAGGGGCTCATCGTCTGCTGCCGATTCATCTGCCGCCGAAGAAGCACAGGAGGCCGTGGTGGAGATTCTGCGGGAATGCGGAGCTTCCGAAGAGGAGTCGGTTTACATCGCTTCCAATTCTAGGGGTTACTTGGAGATGCTCATTGGGAACGTCCAAGAACTGGACGAGCACAGCCTATGGGGTTCTTGGAATAGGGAGGTTGCGGAAGAGGGCGTTGATTTGAATAGTTGCAGTTTTAGGCAGAAGGTATACTATATGGCTAGAAGAAAAGGAGATAAAGGCATTCTTCCATTTCTCGAGAGCATTGGCATTAAGTTTTCATCTGCTTTGCTTATTGCTAGATATCTGTCTATGGAGAAGCTTCCTGAGCTAATCAATAAG GTGAATTTTGTGAAAGGAATTCTGTTTCCAAGCACTAACAATGAGGCATTTATTGGAAAAAATGCAAGAAGAATGATGATGTATTTGTCAATTACTGCAGATGACGATGTTCAGCGCACTTTGTCTTTTTTTGAAAAG ATGGAGGCAAGGCAAGGCGGCCTAAATATGTTGGGTAACAGGGATGCCTCTTTCTGCTACTTGATTGAATCATTTCCAAAGCTTCTTGTCTTATCAGTGGATAACCATTTTAAACCATTGGTCAACTTCCTTGAACTAGTTGGAGTTCCTAAAGAAGGCATTTCAACTATACTGTTGACATTTCCTCCTATCTTATTCTATGACATTGAGAAAGATCTGAAGCCAAAACTTCATGGATTAGCAAAG GCAGGTGCCGAAGAGACGGATATTGCAAAGATGATATTGAAATATCCTTGGCTTCTTTCAAGCAGCATTCAGAAGAATTATAACAGGCTGCTAGCATATTTTAATGTAAAGAAG ATTCCAAAAGCCAGCTTTGACATTGCAATTAAAAGTTGGCCTCATGTATTGGGTTGTTCGACTTCAAAGATGAAGTCAATGGTGGAGCAATTTGCTGAACTTGGTGTTAGTAGGACGATGATGGTTCCAGTTATTACTTCCAGTCCACAGCTTCTTCTCATGAAGCCTAAGGAATTTCTTGAG GTTGTATCTTTCATGGAAGAATTTGGTTTTGATAGTACAACAATTGGTAGAATCTTACGTCGCTGTCCGGAAATATTTGCTTCTAGTATTGAAAATACACTCAGGAAGAAAGTCCAATTCCTTATGGATTTTGGTATCTCAAAAGACCGCCTTCGTCGGGTTATCAGAAAATATCCAGAGATGCTTCTTTTAGACACAGATAATACATTACTTCCCAG ATTGAGATTTCTGATGAAGGTTGGGCTGTCAAAGAAGGAGGTATGCTCCATGATATGTAGATTTTCCCCTATCTTAGGTTATAGCATTGAAGTTGTTTTAGAACCCAAGCTCGAGTTCCTCTTGCGCACCATGAAAAAGCCACTCAAGGAAATAGTTGAATATCCAAGATACTTTAGCTATTCACTGCACAAGAAGATAAGGCCCAGGTTCTCGGTGCTGAAGAGTAGAAATCTCGATTATAGTTTGGAAGACATGCTATCTAAGAACGATGAGGACTTTGTACGTGTGTACATGGGTGTTGAAGTGCCTCTTGTGGTGCCCTCAGTTACGTCAAAAGATGCTGCATAG
- the LOC121975421 gene encoding TORTIFOLIA1-like protein 2, which produces MATRSSSKARPGAKPMQQAVFELKQRVVLSLNKLADRDTHRIGLEELERLAENLSPEMVAPFLSCVAETDSDQKSAVRRDSVLVMGTLARSYGTLLVPHCGKIISSILRRLKDTDSAVRDACIETCGVLATSMAGTGGGEGETVFVALAKPLFEALGEQNRYVQVGAALCLARVIDEASDAPQSIFPQMLARIIKLLKNQHFMAKPAIIELIRSIIQAGFALATQTLSAAVNSILDALKSNDWATRKTASLVLAAIAVNPGSSLAPLRNSCIRSLESCRFDKVKPVRDSVLHAIQCWRVLQGSGSPVPSEVGSSIKENFGGDINDVTSDNGWGDSSFRKTGSVSFLSGISTSSTQKTAPAPVRKLCKSNTPNGQRMKLSDWQVEISVPKTRAMSLVTDDCREPSRVRARNAFERRVLGSTQLHDTVFDCGSVDDKPDLSCVSDLASRSHGMKHEIVSQYCRDNNSSTHIRGNNISTAEDTGPDCTGHPDRKSVDSTVTDSCSNSMHGCCLRAANELSFIKQKLFEIETKQSNLLDLLKVLTENSMDNLLQLHSKVKKLEHVVDGVTRSAVECENLSSLACSKLVKQEQTVTSSLKLTTLTPRASVDKHKLRSPLSSKSMGMWGENISPIGRSNISVKEAQFFKDSALDKQRNPIDTCKPNNSGRNLRSVKGHGKDRNNVTDSVSNLEAMSGIWKRVDSFLNMGNIESAYVEAILSNDDLTLVQLMDRTGPVLDRLSLETTNDVLTLVAANFADQRFLERTIPWLQQVVELSKANGLRQLFLSTKAQTEFLFALQEAATRVTADPALRMSISPFVAKLHHLWLETPCRRNLPPRG; this is translated from the exons ATGGCGACAAGGTCCAGCTCCAAGGCTCGGCCTGGTGCCAAGCCGATGCAGCAAGCAGTGTTCGAGCTGAAGCAGCGGGTGGTGCTGTCGCTTAATAAGCTCGCCGACCGCGATACCCACCGGATCGGCCTCGAAGAGCTCGAGCGGCTCGCCGAGAACTTGAGCCCCGAAATGGTCGCTCCATTTCTGTCGTGCGTCGCCGAGACTGACTCCGATCAGAAGAGCGCTGTACGCCGGGACAGCGTGCTGGTGATGGGCACCCTCGCTAGATCCTACGGAACGCTGCTCGTTCCCCATTGCGGAAAAATTATATCTTCGATTCTTAGGCGGCTAAAGGACACGGATTCCGCTGTGCGGGACGCTTGCATCGAGACTTGCGGTGTTCTCGCTACCAGTATGGCGGGTACTGGCGGCGGTGAGGGAGAGACTGTGTTTGTGGCTTTGGCCAAACCCCTCTTCGAAGCCCTGGGAGAACAAAACAGATACGTGCAGGTGGGTGCCGCCCTGTGCTTGGCGAGGGTCATCGATGAGGCTAGCGATGCTCCTCAATCCATCTTCCCTCAAATGCTTGCGCGTATTATAAAATTGCTGAAGAACCAGCATTTCATGGCCAAGCCGGCGATCATCGAGTTGATCAGAAGCATCATACAG GCAGGATTTGCTTTAGCAACTCAGACATTGTCTGCAGCAGTAAATAGCATTCTTGATGCTCTCAAAAGTAATGATTGGGCAACACGCAAAACTGCATCTTTAGTATTGGCTGCTATTGCTGTAAACCCTGGATCTTCTTTAGCGCCGTTGAGAAATTCTTGCATCCGTTCCCTCGAGTCCTGCAGATTCGACAAG GTCAAACCTGTGCGTGACTCGGTTTTGCATGCAATACAATGTTGGAGAGTGCTACAAGGGAGTGGTTCTCCTGTACCATCAGAAGTTGGATCATCCATAAAAG AAAATTTTGGAGGCGATATCAATGATGTTACTAGCGATAATGGATGGGGAGACTCATCCTTCAGAAAGACTGGCTCAGTTTCTTTTCTAAGTGGAATCTCTACCTCCTCAACGCAGAAGACAGCTCCTGCACCTGTCAGGAAACTGTGTAAAAGTAATACACCAAATGGTCAACGCATGAAGTTGAGCGATTGGCAGGTTGAGATCTCAGTCCCAAAGACTCGTGCTATGTCACTGGTTACTGATGATTGTAGAGAACCTTCAAGGGTTCGTGCGAGAAATGCCTTTGAAAGAAGGGTATTAGGTTCCACTCAGTTGCATGATACAGTTTTTGATTGTGGATCTGTGGATGATAAACCCGACTTATCGTGCGTATCAGATCTAGCCAGTAGGAGTCATGGGATGAAGCATGAAATAGTATCCCAATACTGTCGTGACAATAATAGTTCCACACATATTAGAGGAAACAACATTTCAACTGCTGAGGACACTGGACCGGATTGCACAGGGCACCCGGATAGGAAGAGTGTGGATTCCACTGTTACAGACTCATGTTCAAACAGTATGCATGGATGTTGTTTACGTGCTGCAAATGAATTGTCCTTCATCAAGCAAAAACTCTTTGAAATTGAAACTAAGCAATCAAACTTACTGGATCTCTTAAAG GTGCTCACTGAAAATTCAATGGATAATCTCTTACAGCTACATTCTAAGGTGAAGAAATTGGAACATGTAGTAGATGGAGTAACACGTTCTGCTGTTGAATGTGAAAATCTTTCAAGCCTGGCATGCTCAAAACTTGTCAAGCAAGAGCAAACTGTTACTTCATCCCTTAAGCTTACCACACTCACACCTAGGGCTTCAGTGGATAAACACAAACTACGCTCACCACTATCATCAAAAAGCATGGGGATGTGGGGGGAAAACATTTCTCCCATAGGTAGATCAAACATTTCAGTCAAAGAAGCACAGTTTTTTAAGGATTCAGCACTTGACAAGCAAAGGAATCCAATAGACACCTGTAAACCAAATAACTCTGGAAGAAATCTTAGATCTGTAAAAGGTCATGGAAAAGATAGAAACAATGTTACTGATAGTGTTAGCAACTTGGAAGCCATGTCTGGAATTTGGAAAAGAGTTGACAGCTTTCTTAATATGGGGAATATCGAGTCAGCATACGTGGAAGCCATTCTTTCCAATGATGATCTTACTTTGGTCCAGCTTATGGATAGAACTGGCCCTGTTTTAGATAGATTGTCATTGGAGACAACCAATGATGTACTCACTTTAGTGGCTGCAAACTTTGCTGATCAAAGATTTCTGGAACGCACAATTCCATGGCTGCAACAA GTTGTTGAACTGAGCAAGGCAAATGGGTTGAGGCAACTTTTTCTGTCTACAAAAGCACAGACAGAGTTCTTGTTTGCATTACAGGAAGCAGCAACTAGAGTGACAGCTGATCCAGCACTGAGAATGTCTATTTCTCCTTTTGTAGCAAAATTGCATCATCTGTGGCTTGAGACTCCATGCAG GAGGAACCTTCCACCAAGAGGATAA
- the LOC121975423 gene encoding transcription termination factor MTERF2, chloroplastic-like isoform X2, with amino-acid sequence MVACSLPSSMIAIPNRRSSADLFRSWNLVFVPCLRSNSSSRFVYSASASSRSIGRLRGAPVRFSFTEGDRGSSSAADSSAAEEAQEAVVEILRECGASEEESVYIASNSRGYLEMLIGNVQELDEHSLWGSWNREVAEEGVDLNSCSFRQKVNFVKGILFPSTNNEAFIGKNARRMMMYLSITADDDVQRTLSFFEKMEARQGGLNMLGNRDASFCYLIESFPKLLVLSVDNHFKPLVNFLELVGVPKEGISTILLTFPPILFYDIEKDLKPKLHGLAKAGAEETDIAKMILKYPWLLSSSIQKNYNRLLAYFNVKKIPKASFDIAIKSWPHVLGCSTSKMKSMVEQFAELGVSRTMMVPVITSSPQLLLMKPKEFLEVVSFMEEFGFDSTTIGRILRRCPEIFASSIENTLRKKVQFLMDFGISKDRLRRVIRKYPEMLLLDTDNTLLPRLRFLMKVGLSKKEVCSMICRFSPILGYSIEVVLEPKLEFLLRTMKKPLKEIVEYPRYFSYSLHKKIRPRFSVLKSRNLDYSLEDMLSKNDEDFVRVYMGVEVPLVVPSVTSKDAA; translated from the exons ATGGTTGCATGCTCCCTTCCCTCTTCCATGATCGCAATCCCAAATCGCCGCTCTTCGGCGGATCTCTTCCGCTCATGGAATCTCGTCTTTGTTCCTTGTCTCCGTTCGAATTCCTCTTCTCGCTTTGTCTACTCGGCTTCCGCATCCTCTCGCAGCATCGGCCGGCTGCGAGGTGCGCCGGTGCGGTTTTCATTTACCGAAGGCGACAGGGGCTCATCGTCTGCTGCCGATTCATCTGCCGCCGAAGAAGCACAGGAGGCCGTGGTGGAGATTCTGCGGGAATGCGGAGCTTCCGAAGAGGAGTCGGTTTACATCGCTTCCAATTCTAGGGGTTACTTGGAGATGCTCATTGGGAACGTCCAAGAACTGGACGAGCACAGCCTATGGGGTTCTTGGAATAGGGAGGTTGCGGAAGAGGGCGTTGATTTGAATAGTTGCAGTTTTAGGCAGAAG GTGAATTTTGTGAAAGGAATTCTGTTTCCAAGCACTAACAATGAGGCATTTATTGGAAAAAATGCAAGAAGAATGATGATGTATTTGTCAATTACTGCAGATGACGATGTTCAGCGCACTTTGTCTTTTTTTGAAAAG ATGGAGGCAAGGCAAGGCGGCCTAAATATGTTGGGTAACAGGGATGCCTCTTTCTGCTACTTGATTGAATCATTTCCAAAGCTTCTTGTCTTATCAGTGGATAACCATTTTAAACCATTGGTCAACTTCCTTGAACTAGTTGGAGTTCCTAAAGAAGGCATTTCAACTATACTGTTGACATTTCCTCCTATCTTATTCTATGACATTGAGAAAGATCTGAAGCCAAAACTTCATGGATTAGCAAAG GCAGGTGCCGAAGAGACGGATATTGCAAAGATGATATTGAAATATCCTTGGCTTCTTTCAAGCAGCATTCAGAAGAATTATAACAGGCTGCTAGCATATTTTAATGTAAAGAAG ATTCCAAAAGCCAGCTTTGACATTGCAATTAAAAGTTGGCCTCATGTATTGGGTTGTTCGACTTCAAAGATGAAGTCAATGGTGGAGCAATTTGCTGAACTTGGTGTTAGTAGGACGATGATGGTTCCAGTTATTACTTCCAGTCCACAGCTTCTTCTCATGAAGCCTAAGGAATTTCTTGAG GTTGTATCTTTCATGGAAGAATTTGGTTTTGATAGTACAACAATTGGTAGAATCTTACGTCGCTGTCCGGAAATATTTGCTTCTAGTATTGAAAATACACTCAGGAAGAAAGTCCAATTCCTTATGGATTTTGGTATCTCAAAAGACCGCCTTCGTCGGGTTATCAGAAAATATCCAGAGATGCTTCTTTTAGACACAGATAATACATTACTTCCCAG ATTGAGATTTCTGATGAAGGTTGGGCTGTCAAAGAAGGAGGTATGCTCCATGATATGTAGATTTTCCCCTATCTTAGGTTATAGCATTGAAGTTGTTTTAGAACCCAAGCTCGAGTTCCTCTTGCGCACCATGAAAAAGCCACTCAAGGAAATAGTTGAATATCCAAGATACTTTAGCTATTCACTGCACAAGAAGATAAGGCCCAGGTTCTCGGTGCTGAAGAGTAGAAATCTCGATTATAGTTTGGAAGACATGCTATCTAAGAACGATGAGGACTTTGTACGTGTGTACATGGGTGTTGAAGTGCCTCTTGTGGTGCCCTCAGTTACGTCAAAAGATGCTGCATAG